atcttactgggagtatgtagaTGCCTTTGAATCACAACAAAATAGCAATTCATCGGTGAGGCGTACTGCATCATCCTCTGAGCAACCgaatcgaagaacgatgatgcCCATTTTGGACCAGTTTCAGCCATTTATGCACGACTTCATTGATAagattgttgatgtcaaagctgatggtaactgtggatatcggtcggTTGTcggtttattaggtatgggtcaAGACTCTTGGTCGGTGGTCCGCAACCatctgcttaaagaacttgccaaTTTCTCAAAAGACTATATCAAGCTCTTTGGTGGCACGgagagatttgaggaattaaggatgtcactacttgttgattggttaaccaaggtatgtaatttatttatttgatttttaagactttagtttgaaattaagtttgacgtgtatatttgttttatttaggtGACAACGGATAAGTGGATGAATATAACGGACATGGgacatgtcattgcatcaaggtataactTAATCGTTGTATCCTTGTctaaacaacaaagcatgacattctttccccttagaagtcaaccgctggcaaattcttcattgcatcgtataatttgtatcggtcatgtgtataacaatcattttgttgaggtacattgtagatatgaagtgttttttttatatgattatgcaatgagttttgtaggattgagttaacatttttttcgcatacacaacaggtttatttaaaagaacgttgtcccttaccgcctgtatcattgttatggtctagcaATTGTCATCCGCAGGCGAAGTCATGGCCAAATCCATATATTAGCAAAATGCAGCATTACAAGAGCTTTGTGATGTTCAAGAGAgactatgttgacataaatgataattcaacatgtaatttataaatGGCTGATcgttttgaacatgtaatttatttgttatgtccacaacaaaattattacttaattctaaaaaagcATGTATGATATATCGTTGTCTGAGTTGACTACACATTGTGGAAAACCGTGTATGATAAATTGTTGTCTGCATTAACATAAAGCACGTGAAAGGACCCTGCACAACATGACTACACATGCAGATCTGATCCAAGCTAAAGCATGTCATGTCATTCGTGTAGTTGACAACACATACAGAAAGCATGTGCATGTGTATtttcaatctttaaaaaatgcaaCATTGATATTAAAACTCATCTATATGTATGGCACAACCTAACCTTGTAAGAAAGCACAAGTTTCAGTATCAACCCAAGTCTTACAAAAAACTATGGCATTCTTGGGAGAGACAAGCAGTCAGACAGTTGTGAACTCCACATTAggtttcatttttccaaatggatccattGTTCACAACGACAGTGGTGTTTCCTTCCAAGCTTCCACTCCAATTcccattcgagtacctaacgggtgtgattttcaaacgttaaaaaccagaatacacaatacccttaagctaatcgacaaacaatttttggatgaaatttactaccggTAGCCTTTCACGTATGCAGGTAATCAATTTCggtttcaatgtatgcaactgaaagatgatgctgatgttaacacaatgttaatgtgtaatcatgaattttcgtttgttggtctgattgagttattatgtagcATTGCTAGAACCCCAAATGGtattttaaacttacttgaaactactatgacccctactcatgatgccctgctatattacaatgggaaatggaacatgtcacgccaaaatgagtttgttggttacttgttcacaggaaaaaatcccaaaaactttGATATTCCCACCGGATGTACCATGGATGAattgaaggatttgatcaagcaagttgcgcctcgtgggattcccccttatggtGTTGATGAAACACGAAtggtaagacgattgttttttcggaaaccaagtcaccatgagtattcagaaaaagttataaaatttgaaataattgaactcAAAACCAACGAGGACGTGATGAAGGTGTTCATTGAGTCTAACTACCGAAAAAAgattgggccaatagaaattgagtgaataggcaatttagtccctgagattgtaaccagtttgcatattagtccttgacttaaattttaattcataatagtccctaactttacataagtttttcaaaatagtccctgTCGTTAAATTCTCAGGTGACGACGTTAGTGAGGTGTATAGGTGGCAATTCAGTGCCACGTAGATTGTCCAACGTGGCATTGAGGTCTGCATCTATAAACTCTCTCTCACGCaaggttgcttcttcttcttccccaaAAAAATTAGGGTTTACAAAGCTGttggttgcttcttcttcttcttcttcttcttcccacgctgagttgcttcttcttcttctactctgaGGCTCAGTCGCTGCTGCTTGTTCACTTGATTTCTCCATGTTTGCAagtggtagttgttgtgcatttTCTGGTAGTTTCATTCGGCAATGCCACCATGGAAGACGCGCAGCTATTCGAACTGCAAGAACAAGGAGGAACCCAGGAAGGTTGTTCTATACTTGTGCATTACCCCAAACAGACCCAGAtaactgtcaattttttcaatgggttgaagaagaaaaccaaCTTTCTAATTCGTCTTCTGTCTCAAGAGAAACAATGGTAGTGACTGATTTGAGACTACAAATTGAAGCTTtgcagaagaaaatgagaaatttaacaaacattgtgttgttaggtttttcatttttaattgtaatgttagttttagggGGAATGCATTTTAGCTAAAATGTGTAATAGCAGCTTTTGATATTGTAATTGTTGTTTTGCTGAAAAATTTGTAGTAGGAAGTAACTTTTGTAGTGTAATAGCAGCTTTTGTTGCTACTGTCAATTAcccatttcaattaaatataatttgttggtgaaatttgttgctgaaatttgtagtttattaaatataatttgttgttgtaTAACTTTTTGAAGTTATTGAAGTCCTACCCATTTTAAGATATGCAAATAAGTTATTGAAGTTATTGTATAGCTTTTGTAGTGTAATAGCAGCTTTTGTTGTTGTATACAATTTGGTCCTACTCCAACTCCAAATCCAACACagtgtataatttataaaagaaagagaagaaacatgacattaaatcaatttcacataatGTTTGACATCTCAAAGCATGGTAGTTAGAAGCAATTGTTCAGTAGGCCATAATGTTTACATCATTTTCACTTGCCAGTGAAGCTTTCAAAATATACAACTACACATCATAATatcaaaatgcaacaaaaaatgcTTCTTCAGTTTTCTTCATCAGCAACCTTGAAACTCAGCAACcttcaaaatgcaacaaaaaatgcTTCTTCAGTTTTCTTTATACTGCATCATCTTTATTAGCAACCTTCCTTTGTTTGGCTCTTGTTATGGTTAGCTTATTCCTTGCTATTGGTGGAACAATAGTTGC
Above is a window of Glycine soja cultivar W05 chromosome 12, ASM419377v2, whole genome shotgun sequence DNA encoding:
- the LOC114378978 gene encoding uncharacterized protein LOC114378978; the protein is METIYQKIEELDVCGMFTLRSKLWEIAHPNQNSMCPPPAKVNTKGAPKKTTSRNPRSTKRDPSYWEYVDAFESQQNSNSSVRRTASSSEQPNRRTMMPILDQFQPFMHDFIDKIVDVKADGNCGYRSVVGLLGMGQDSWSVVRNHLLKELANFSKDYIKLFGGTERFEELRM